In Candidatus Cloacimonadota bacterium, the following proteins share a genomic window:
- a CDS encoding anti-sigma regulatory factor, giving the protein MTIDFTIEAKDYVKTGKASSEIKLFLKKLGVNPEILRRVAVASYEAEINVTAHSNGGYVQAHIYQDYILIVFQDKGPGIPDIEQAMQPGFSTADDLAREMGFGAGLGLPNIKKNCDILYIRSAEGSSTYLAIIVFYEVNENV; this is encoded by the coding sequence ATGACGATTGATTTCACTATAGAAGCTAAAGATTATGTAAAAACAGGGAAAGCATCTTCGGAAATCAAGTTATTCCTAAAAAAACTCGGTGTTAATCCTGAGATTCTCAGAAGAGTGGCTGTAGCAAGTTATGAAGCAGAGATTAATGTTACTGCTCATTCTAATGGTGGCTATGTGCAAGCCCATATCTATCAGGATTATATACTAATCGTTTTCCAAGATAAAGGTCCCGGGATCCCAGATATTGAACAAGCTATGCAGCCCGGGTTTTCCACCGCCGATGATTTAGCTCGTGAAATGGGATTTGGAGCTGGTTTGGGACTACCTAATATCAAAAAAAATTGTGATATCTTATATATCCGATCGGCTGAAGGCAGTTCTACTTATCTGGCAATTATTGTCTTTTATGAGGTCAATGAAAATGTCTGA
- a CDS encoding transcriptional regulator: MKLKKIAELLEADILCDEIHLEKEIPCAFGSDLISDILMCTKEPTILLTGLTNPQIVRLSDMIDLLGIIFVRGKKPPQEIMDMAKERNLPMISTAFTLYKSSGILYNNGLRSCKI, encoded by the coding sequence ATGAAGTTAAAAAAAATTGCTGAACTACTGGAGGCAGATATCCTATGTGACGAAATACACTTAGAGAAGGAAATTCCTTGTGCTTTCGGATCAGATCTAATCAGTGATATTTTAATGTGTACGAAAGAACCAACTATCTTACTAACCGGTTTGACCAATCCTCAAATAGTTCGTTTATCAGACATGATTGACCTATTGGGCATCATTTTCGTCAGAGGCAAAAAACCACCTCAAGAAATAATGGATATGGCTAAAGAACGTAATCTTCCAATGATATCTACAGCTTTTACCCTTTATAAATCCAGTGGAATCTTATACAATAATGGGCTTCGAAGCTGCAAAATCTAA